From the Sardina pilchardus chromosome 11, fSarPil1.1, whole genome shotgun sequence genome, the window aacacagagcaacTTCATGTAGAGCTAGTATTGCACCATTGTCACTGTCTGCTCACATCATGTGGACACACAACCTAGTTGTGCCAATAAAATCAGAATAATATCaatatattataataataatcataatagaAACATCAAATCAGTCTATCTACAGCAGGGTGTATGAGAATCACAAACACAGAGCTAGCCCTATAACTCCAGACTAATTAATATTCATGAGAGCCATCTGGGCCAATCAGATATGCCCACACTCATATTGGCAATAGTGTCATCAAAACAATGAGCTCGCCATGGAGATAGAATCATCAGAACAATGAGCTTGTCATGGCAATAGATTCATCAGAACAATGAGCTCGTCATGGCAATAGAATAATCTGAGTAACAAAGAACAgcatagagacagagagcacgGAACAAAACAGCGCCACTTATAGGACATCGAGAACATAAAGCCCAAATATTATTGCCttaaatatgaaatatattGAACTACAAACACCAGACAGCATGAGAACGGTACAGACAGTCTACAGCAGTCACAGAGAGGATGGGCATGCTTTTAGAACCAGATTTGACTCATTGGAACGCAGAACAtgatgggtgcatgtgtgtgagtgtgtgtgtgcttgttaacgaGGGAACACTAATCAAAACGTAGATCCCACTGGCAGCTGATCAGCCTATGAAAAGACATCGGGTTCACTGAACATCAAGACTAAGGAACACAGTTGAACACATATGATAGGATACTgggattgttttctttttttctctctttccccaagTTAAAAGTATGGCTTATAgtcatcatatatatatatataatgttacTCATAGATATGATCTATATTTCAGAGGCTATTTACACAGGAAATGGATTTGCCAGAGCCAACCGGGGCCTGGAGTCCTCAAAGAGCAAAGCTCCACACCTGCCACTTacaacagacgcacacacactcaaacacacaatctctctctcacacacacacacacacaggcttggaCGGCAGGTGTGAGTGCAGTCAGCTGACTACAGGCCTGGGGTTGTTTAGCAGAGAGCAGTAGAGCGCtgacagaaagaaggagaaggttatgtcatgtgtgtgctatatgtgtgtgtgtgtgtgtgtgtgtttcatttctttttgaACATGtctacagtgtttgtgtgtgtttgtttctttaagAATATGTCTTAAAAGACAATGTTGTGTGTTGATTTCTTTTAGAGTAAGTGgaagtgtatgtttttgtgtgtgtatgtgtgtgtttatttcttgtTGAACATGTCTAAGACGTTGTTGAGGGGCCCGGGGAGGAACTTCATGACGGTCTCCATGAGGCtggcgtcctcctcctcctcatctccgcAGCCGGCCGGCACGGCCTTCTTGGGTCGGGTCAGAGAGCCCTCGGACGCTGCCTCCGCCTCCGCTGCTGCCtctgcctccttctcctccctcttcttgaTGCCGTACtgacgtagagagagagagagagagagagagaggtgtgagttacacacacacacacacacacacacacatacacatacacacacacatccacctccttctcctccttcttcttaaTGCCATACTgacatagagagacagagagagagatgtgagttacacacacacacacacacacacacacacacacacacacacacttccgcctctttctcctccttcttcttaaTGTCAtactgacatacagtagagagacagagagaggtgtgagttacacacacacacagtatacacatgcacgcacgcacgcacgcacgcacgcacgcagacacacacacacacacacacacacacacacacacacacacacacacacatgctacagtAGATGACGAGAAACAGACATCTATTTGAAAAAAATCCCCTTTCAATTAAACACAGTTATTTTGGGACAGCCCctgtgttcatgtctgtgtaTAGTGCCTATAAAAAGGAGGCATCCTCTTTGGATATTTTCAACTTTTGTTGGTTGTATAAATGGAATCCTGGTCAATTTTACTTGCTCTTTTTTGTAAAATAATAAGGTaatctttaatgtcaaagtgaaagcagcTTTCTATAAAGTATTGCTAATTGATTAAAAATATCTAATGCAAAATAAGTGATTGCATACATATTCACCGCTTTCAAGTCAGTATTTAGTAGATGCACCTTTGGCCACAATTACAGCATGGAGTCTGAATGGATACTGTAGGTCTCAGGCTTGCATATCTGGATATGGAAATGTTACTCTTTGTTCCTTTGCAAAACTGCTCAAGTCCTGCCAGGTTACGCAGGGATCATGTGTGAACAACTCCTCTGTTGGACTGAGGTCCTGGGCACACATGAACATTCACCGTGTTGTCGGCGTATCTATGCCATCACTTATTCTATTAATTAATATTGCTTTGTATAAATCTCACTTTGACACTACAGAGGGGTTTTTTGGTAAATTATTGTGAAAAAGGGGCAAATGACCATTTCATTTAAGAAATTTCATTTATTAAAGCAATAGAAGAGAAAATATCCAAGggggtgtacagtatatatcttaCAGGGGCTGTAATCCAGCAtgggtgtttgagtgtgtgtgtgtgtgtgtgtgtgtgtgtgtgtgtgtgtgtgtgtgtgtgtgtgtgtgtgtgtgtgtgtgtgtgtgtgtgtgagcgtgcgtgatGTCTTGTGAGGCGCAGACTGTGTTATGGCACTCTGGCAAACTGCCACCTGCCATCCGATCTGCTGCAGTTCTAGCCctcagttcagtgtgtgtgtgtgtgtgtgtgtgtgtgtgtgtgtgtgtgtctgggtctgcCTGGAGAGTGCttctgagagagtgagtgagtatctgtgtgacggagtatgtgtgtttctttaacATCTGTCTGAAAAAGcataaaatgaaatgtgtgaaatgtgtaaCAGCTGTTCAGGAAAGAAAAGATGGATCAcgactccttctctctctctctcactctctctatctatctctctctctctcactctctctttctctctctctatctatctctatctctctctgtatataggGTGGTGGGTGGTTTAGGAGATCAAATAAAATGCTTCTGCTTGTAAATGTAATGTTCTCTGTGACCATAGGCTAGCATTCTGTATTCTCCAAagtattatctctctctttctctcgtgtgtgtgtgtggatgtctttgtgtgtgtgtgtgtgtgtgtgtgtgtgcacttgtctgtgtgaaagagagttgaTGTCAAACCCCCATAAAATGAAAATGGAGGAATAAGGCTCTATAAAATCCCAACAGACAGCTAGTAGAGATTGATCGGACAATATGCCATCTGGCTGCTTCTActtcggtcacacacacacagacaaaacacacacacacacacacacacacacacacacaatctttctcAAAAACACAGAGGTGGTGCATGAAAGACACAGAGGTGGTGGGtgtaatggggtgtgtgtgtgtgtgtgtgtgtgtgtgcatgtgtgtgcgtgtgcgtgcgtgtgtgtgcgtgtgtttgtgtgtatgtcttgtgtgagcgtgtgtgtgtgtgtgtatgtgtgtgtgtgtgtgtgtacatgtactgtatgtgtgtgtgcgtgcgtgcatgtgtgcgtgtgagtgtgtgtgtgtgtgcgtgtgtgtgtgtgcatgtgtgtgtgtgtgtgtgtgtgtgtgtgtgtgcatgtgtgtgtgtgtgtgcgtgtgcatgtgtgtgtgtgcatgtgtgtgtgtgtgtgtgtgtgtgtgtgtaccttgtctcTGATGCCCTGTCGGACGCCCTCCCTCTCGGCCTCCATCTTGGCGTACTTGGCCTtgcgctcctcctcctgctgcctcagcgcctcctcccgctcctccgcctccttcttcttcttctcctccttctcggGGTCCTTCTCCTCGCCTCCCCCCATCAGGTTGCCCATGTCCTTAGTGGCgcctgcgcaaacacacacacacacacacacacacacacacacacatgaagagggGTGCTGTTAGTCTGCTCTCACACTGACAGATGCCCTGCTATGTGTGTGCCATGAAACTCAGTCACCCActtgacactctctctctctctctctctctctctctctctctttctcacacacacacacacacacacacacacacacacacacacacacacacacacacacgtgaatatATGAACATATTATGAACTTAATGTGATATCAACCCATGCTTTGTCAAATAAGGGATTATGCTGCCTTAAGTttagacaatacacacacacacacacacacacacacacacacacacacacacacacacacacgaacacacacatccaattcACACTTACTTTCTCACTTAAACTCACACAGCAATCTAAGAGCTGAACTCAGGACAATCAATTTAATCACATCTCACTTTccacattgtacacacacacacacacacacacacacacacacacacacacacacacacacacacttccccacaactgtgtgtgtgtgtgtgtgtgtgtgtgtgtgtgtgtgtgtttatatgttatgTTCTCTCAGGGGCACTATATATAAAAATGTTTGCTTAGCCAGCACAAGTCTGCACCTGCCCAGCAATTTCTTacctaatgcacacacaaacacaaacacacacacacacacacacacacacacacacacacacacacacacacacacacacgtacgcacatgcacacacacacacaaacacacac encodes:
- the LOC134095870 gene encoding complexin-1-like, whose amino-acid sequence is MNFVMKQALGGATKDMGNLMGGGEEKDPEKEEKKKKEAEEREEALRQQEEERKAKYAKMEAEREGVRQGIRDKYGIKKREEKEAEAAAEAEAASEGSLTRPKKAVPAGCGDEEEEDASLMETVMKFLPGPLNNVLDMFNKK